The Desulfuromonadales bacterium DNA window CCTCGAGGTTGGCCTCCTCGATGATGCGCAGGTGGACCTTCTGCTTGATGGCGTAGAAGGAGTCGTCCTGGTTGTAGAGGGAATCGACGGGACTGACCTGCTGGGGAGGTTGGGATTCCCTGGCGAAAAGGTTCTTGAGCATCACGGCGTCCTCCTAGACGGCTTTGCCGAAGGTCCCCCGCACACCCCGGTAGTTCAGATGGGCGGCTGGATGCTGGAGTTTCTGGATGAATTCGACAATGTTGCGGGTGAGCGGACTCCTGGGGTTGAGCTTGATCAGGGGGATGCCCCGGTTGATCGACGAGATGACGTTCTCGAAGTCGTTGGGAAAGAGCCAGAAGATCTTCTTGCCGAGGGTCTTTTCCGCTGAATCGAGAGACAGGGGAGTTTCCTTGATGTAGCGATTGACGACGATTTCGATTTTCTGGGTAGAAATGCCGAGTTTGCGAATGTGCTGAAAGAGCCGGGCGGCGTTGCGGATCGCCGGCACCGACAGGTCGCTGACGATGAAGACCTTGTCCGAAGCCAGCAAAGCCTGGAAGTTGCTTTCGCTGACCGACATGGACGGGCAGTCGATGATTACGCAGCGGTGGGCTTCCCGAGTCAGGGCGCAGATTCGCTCGATTTTCTCTGCGGTGATTTCCTCGCAGTCATCCGGGTTAACCGGAGCTGCCAGGTAGTTCAAGCCGGTCGCGTGGCGGATCATCGCCCCCTTGAGAAAAGAGGCGTCAAGGCGGTGGAAGTTGCGGCAGACGTCGGCAATGGAGGTTTCGGGAACGAGGTCAAGCAGCACCGAGCAATCCCCAGACTGGAAACTCATGTCGCACAGGGCCGTCGCCGCTCCGCGCCCCTCTGCCAGGGCGGTCGCCACGTTGACGGCGATGACGGTGGCGCCCAACCCCCCCTTGCTGCTGATGAAACTGTAGCACGGGCCGGCGGCGGCTGATTCCTGTCGTCCGCGCTGCTCACGCACCTTTTCGATAGCTCCGCGCAGGGTCTGGGGGTCGAGGGGGGTGGCGAAGTATTCGGCCGCCCCGGCTTTCATGATCTCGACGATGTGTTCAGGCCGCCGGTCGGCCGAGATGACGAAGATCGACGCCAGCGGGAAACTCTTGCGCAGGCCGGCCAACTTGCGGAAGATGTCGCTTGCTTCGGGCAGATCCTCCACCAGGATGATCTCGGGAGGCGCCTTGAAGGCGGTCGTCCCACGGTCGCCCTGCTCGCTGACCCTGTGGGTAAGGGTGATGCTCGTGAGATTCTTGAGATCCTCGGAGAGTTCCTTCGCCAGGCTCAGGTCGTGAATTTCGAAAACGATGTTGAGGTTTTGTCCCATTGGTTTGCCCCAATTATCCGTCAAGGGTAGTTGATGGAACCTTTCACTAGGACCGGGATGGAAGCCAGCACTCCGAAATTGCTGCCCCCCGTCCCGCCCAGAGGTTCCTTGAATTCGCAGGAAGGGAGTGCGTAGATGGTTTTGGCGTAATAGTGGTCATAGGCAGGGATCCCCGGAGAGATCTCCAGGTCGAAGTGGTCGACGAAACTGTCCCAGCGCGCTTTGCCGGTCAGGGAAGAGCCGTCCCAGTCCTGCATCCTGGTCGGAAGGTCTGTGTATTTCTGCTCTTCATTTTGCGGGAAATTGCGGGTGATCAGAATGATGTCGATAGTCACGGCGCCGATGATTTTTTTGCAACCGGTGATGTTGCCGGTCATGGTGTCTGAGCCCTCGACGCAGTCCACCACGGGAAGGGTAAGCCGCCAGGGCTGATCGCGGATCGGGCCGAGGTCCGGGTTGAATCCGCCGCAGTTTCTGATGTCGGAGAAGATGTTGTCGTTCTGCCCGCCGCCGACCGAAATGCCTACCCCGCCGGGGATTCTCATGGGGTTGGAGCCGTCGCAATCACTCGGATAATTGATGAGCCCCATTAGGTCGCTGTTGTTGACATTGTCCGTGCAGCCGACCGAGAAGTTCGTCCAGGCGCCGGTGTTGGAGTCTTCCTTGGAGGCGCTGTTGATCATGCGCCCCTTGCCGCAGGAATAGAGTCCGTTTTCGTCGAGGATGCTTTCTTCGCAAATGGCGATCGGCTGGTCGAACACGCTCTCCTCGAAGGATCCACCTGCAAAGCCGACATATGCCACTGCCTCGGCCTGCATGGCGAAATTCTCGTAGCCGAGGAGCCGGGCGAAGAAAGAGGGGGCCGGTGTGCCCTCGCGGTGCGTGACGACTCGGACGGCGTTGATGAAAGCGGGCCTGCCGGCCTGGCCATCCATTCTGTCCAGTTGGTCTTCCGTATAACTGCCGATATCGATGGGCGCTGTCTCGTCGAGGGGGTAGAATTTTCTTTCCCAGAAACTCCAGTGCCCTCTCTGCACGTCGCCGGTATTGTCGCCCGTCAGGTTGTTCACCTCAACGGCGACCTTGACGCTGGTGTTCCTGATGGCGGCCTCGCGGGCGGACTGGTTGGCTCCCGGGTTGACCCAGCCAATCTCTGCTTCGGATTCGGCGACTGGTGGTTGGTCCGCGCGGAAGTAAAGCTGGCCGGCGCCGGCAAGCGCACCGGCATCGGCGGCATTCTGCAACTCGTTCTTCACCACAACCAGGTGGCCGATGTCGACGGCCAGCGCTGCTGCGCTCAGAAAAACAATGAGGAGCAGGGCGAACAGGACGACGACGGCTCCGCCTTCGTCCTTGAGTCGATCGATTCGAAACGGTGCCATGGCGCACTCCCCTTGCTGCCGGTCGTTCATACTCCCGGGACCTCTCTGCGCATGATCGTGCTGGTGCTCAGGTTGATGACCGGCATGGGCAGGTAAAGGAAATCATAGCTGAAGTTCACTGTGGCCCGCACATAATCCGGGTCGGACCGGTCGATGGTGAGGTCGGACAGGGTCAAAGTATCACTGCCGAAGGTGATCGGCAGGCTGCCATAGGAATCGAAAATCTTCTGCTTGACCCTGGTGTCCCGGGCATCGTTCGCATCCGTGGTGAAAACGATTCCTTCCCGTGCCATCTCGCGGCTGGCGTTGGTGATGATCGCCTTGTCGTAGAGGATGATGCCGAACTCTATGATGCCCAGCAGAATGAGCAGCAGCACCGGCAGGATCAAGGCGAATTCGACCAGGGCAGCGCCGTTCTCTTCGCGAATCCTCATCATGGTTTCCCTTCCATCAATCGTACTCAATCCCGGCGATTGGTCGGGTCCTCTTTAGTCGTTGGTGGTTGCTATCTGACCCCTTGGGAGGTCAGCCCCAGTTCAAAGATTTCCGTTTCTGCCGGCTTTTCGGCGAATGTCCTGTTATATATCCCCATGACCTCTTCGGCGTTGACCCCCTCCATCCCCGTCGGGGCCTGGCCGACGTATTTGTAGTTGGGGTTAGCCACCTGCTTGTCCCAGGAGGCGAGCTGCCCCTGGCCCCACTCGCGGTCGACGTAATAGGCCTCTTCCAAGGTGGCGCAGCCAGCGAGGAGAGCAATCGCCATCAGGGCGAAAATCAGCTTGTTCATGGTTTCTTCTCCTTGTCAGTTGGTGGACGCCTGGAACCCCAGTTTGCCTTCGAGACCGCCTGATTTCCCGGCGGCATCCGGTGGTTGGGGGAAGCCGTGCCGGCTCAGGGCTGACGGGTTGTCGGCAGAGCGCCGGCCCTCGAGCCGTCCTTCAATATAGAACTCATACTGGCTCGGCAACTGCATGAACTCGCCCGGGAAGCGCAGTTCTCCCTCGGCCACCGGATTGACCAGGTGCGGAGTGACGGCGATGAGCAGATCCGTCTTCTCCTGCAGATAGCCGCTGCTGCGGAAAAGGGGGCCGAGTATGGGCAGGTCTCCCAATCCTGGAATCTTGGACACTTCTTCCCGCAGGTTGTCCTTGAGCAGACCGGCCAGGGCCAGGGTCTGGCCGTCGTAGAGTTGGACCGTGGTTTCTAGCTTGCGGGTGTTGAGGTTGGGTACCGGGAAGGTCGAGCCCAGGACGCCGGTCGGAATGAGGCTGACATCGGAGATTTCGCTGACGCTCGGCGCCACGCGCAGGCTGATCTTGCCGTCGGCCATGATGACCGGGGTGAAGCGTAGGGCGACGCCGAATTCCTTGAACTCGATGCCGGGGGTGCCGTCTTCGTCGGGAACCGGATAAGGGAATTCTCCGCCAGCCAGGAAGCTCGCCTCCTGTCCGCTCTGGGTGACCAGGCGCGGTTCGGCCAGCACCCGGGCCAGCCCCTCGTTTTCGAGCAGAGTCATGGCGGTGGTGAGATTGTCGACGTTTACGAAGAGGTTGGCGGCGTTGCCGGCGAAGTTCAGCAGCAGAGAGCTGGGCTGCTGGATCAGGCCATCGATCGTTCCCTCGATCACTTGGCCGACCGTGCCGCCTGGGATGACGGCTGGGAAGGGTCCTTTTTCGGTGATCTTGAGTGGGCTGACGACGCGACCGCCAGCGCTGGCGGCGCCCGTGAAGTCATTGCCGAGCTTGCCGAGACCGATGGCTGCTTGCCAGTCCTTGCTCTTGTCGCGAGCCTCCTCGGCGAACTTGACCTCGAGCATAACCTGTTGGTTGCCGGCGACCTGCAGCAGGTTGGTGATTCCATGCCCCGAGCGCCCCGTGCCCCCTGCGGTGGAACTTTTGCCTTCGGCTTCCCTGGGCAGGAAGGTCTGGGCCAGGCGCAGAACCTTCTCCATCACCTCGGGGCCGGAGACGGTACCTGCCAGGACGACGCCGGTCTCGGAGCCGTAGACTTCGATCTGCTGGTTAGGGAAGAGCTGGCGGATCTGCTCCTTGAGGCCGGTCAGGTCGAGGCTGACGGTGACGTCGATGACCGCCCGAACGTCCTTCTTGTCTTCGTCCCAGACGGTGATGGTGCAGTAGCCAAGCTTCTGGCCGCGCACGTAGACCTTGCGCTCGGTCAGTGCCCGAGCGTGCACGATCTCCTCATCCGAGGTCAACACCTTCATGTTGTAGCTCGGTTTCTGAATCTCGATGATTTCCGACCCCCCGAGCTTGAGGGGGAGTATCTTCCGCTCCGTCTCCTGCTGCGCCCAGGCGACGCCGCACAACAGAACCAGCATGGCGGCCAGGCCAATCTTGCCGGCCAATGCCCCGAAAGCAAACCGTTTCATTTCAGCCTCCAGGTGAATGTGAATTAAATGCCAATTGCCTGACGAATCTGAAACTTTTTTGGATCCCCTCTTGCACTTCATTCCGCGCGAACGAATGTTTTTATCTCATGGAGAACTCGTAAGCTTCGGGCTTCTTGTCCCCCTGGATCACTTCCACTTTGAATTTGGGCGTCGGCGGCGTCACCACCCGCGGAGCGACCACGCGTGCGGGCGCAGGCCGCTTCGCTGCCACTTTTGCGGGAGCCGGGACGGGTTCTTCATCTTCCAGCGGGTTGCGCAGCACCAGGTGGATGGGGCCGAGGTTAACCTGGAGTGCGAGTTTCTCGGCCTCCTTCGAAAGTAATTCCATGGTGACGGTGCGCACCAGTTTGGCCTTGCCGTCCTCGTTGTGGGTCTCCTGGGCGACGGCCAGCACCTTGATCTTTTTCAGCAGGGTTTCCGCCTTTTTGGCATTGGGATCGTTGCCGATCTGCTGGACGCCAATCACATCGACGAAGGTGTTGGGCAGGATGAAGCCGCCGACGCCGATGACCTCGTCGACCCGGATGGTCATGGCCCGCATGCCGGGGGCGATGATCGCCACCAGACCGGCGCCGGAGCCGGGAGCGGCCAGTTCGGCGGCCAGCAGCGGCGAACCGGCCGGAACCCTGCTCACCGCGATGCGGTCCTTGAGGGCGTCGATGCTCTCGAAGGCCCCCTTGGGGACGGTCGCCTTGGGCCAGTCGGTCAGGGTCAGGTTGGCCTCGGTGAGGCGAGTGCCAGGCGTCATGTCGACTGCGGCGATGACGACTTTGGTCAACGGCATCGATTCCTGGACCAGAACGGCCGACTGCGAGGCGCGCGCGGCGAGCCACTTGTTGACCAGGAACACGGCGGCCATGCCGAGGCCCACAGCCAGAATCAGAACAATGAAAGTGGTGTATTTCTTCATAATGTCCTCCTTTGCGATAAGCGCCTTATCGCTTCAAGTCGATTTCAGGAGTGCGGCAGCAGGGAAACAATGGGGCCCCAATGGACGAAGGCGAAGAAACCCAGAGCAATGGCCGCCGCGTATGGGAACCTCTGTCGTTCACGTTGGGGGTCGGGTCTGAAAGCGTCAAAATCTCTGGTATAGATGAATGCCCGCAGGGAGTTGAACGCCGCGGCCAGTTTCTGCCGAAAGTCGTGGGTGAAGCAGTAATGGAGAATCGCCAGGAAACCGCCGAAAAGGGCGGTGTAGAGGAATATCTGGAAGATGCCGGCTGGGCCGGCCAGCGCCCCAAGGGCGGCCAGGGCCTTGACGTCTCCGGCTCCCATGCCGCCAAGGGCATAGGGCAGAATGAAGAGCGCGAGGCCAACCAGGGTGCCGAGCAGAGACCAGAGCAGGCCCCGTCCACCGGCCGCGTAGAGGTTGTAGCCCAGGCCGGCCAGCAGCAGGCTGAGGTTGAACAGGTTCGGGATTTTCGCGAAAAGCATGTCGGTCAGGCAGATGCAGAAGAAAAAAGCGGAGGCAATGAGGACGACTGGGGTGATTCGCACCGCGTACATGAAGTACGCGGCAACGGCCACGGCCAACAGGCCGGCCAGCAGACCGATAAAGGAAACATTGTCGTTTGCTTGAAACTTCACCTCATTGCCTCCATGGCAGACTTCTCATCAATTGTTGAGGGGCACACTATTGGGGGGTGGTTCCGCCTCCTCCTCCATTGGCACTGGTGAGTTCCGTGTTCGCACGCTTAAACACGGTATCTAGGCCTCCCTTGAGCAACGTGATCGTCCCGATCAGCGCGATGGCGATCAACGCCACCATCAGCCCGTACTCGACCATCGTCGCACCTTCTTCGTCCTTCAGGAACCGTTTGACCATCTCT harbors:
- the cpaB gene encoding Flp pilus assembly protein CpaB; this encodes MKKYTTFIVLILAVGLGMAAVFLVNKWLAARASQSAVLVQESMPLTKVVIAAVDMTPGTRLTEANLTLTDWPKATVPKGAFESIDALKDRIAVSRVPAGSPLLAAELAAPGSGAGLVAIIAPGMRAMTIRVDEVIGVGGFILPNTFVDVIGVQQIGNDPNAKKAETLLKKIKVLAVAQETHNEDGKAKLVRTVTMELLSKEAEKLALQVNLGPIHLVLRNPLEDEEPVPAPAKVAAKRPAPARVVAPRVVTPPTPKFKVEVIQGDKKPEAYEFSMR
- a CDS encoding prepilin peptidase, which encodes MKFQANDNVSFIGLLAGLLAVAVAAYFMYAVRITPVVLIASAFFFCICLTDMLFAKIPNLFNLSLLLAGLGYNLYAAGGRGLLWSLLGTLVGLALFILPYALGGMGAGDVKALAALGALAGPAGIFQIFLYTALFGGFLAILHYCFTHDFRQKLAAAFNSLRAFIYTRDFDAFRPDPQRERQRFPYAAAIALGFFAFVHWGPIVSLLPHS
- a CDS encoding Flp family type IVb pilin; the protein is MKEMVKRFLKDEEGATMVEYGLMVALIAIALIGTITLLKGGLDTVFKRANTELTSANGGGGGTTPQ
- a CDS encoding type II and III secretion system protein family protein, which encodes MKRFAFGALAGKIGLAAMLVLLCGVAWAQQETERKILPLKLGGSEIIEIQKPSYNMKVLTSDEEIVHARALTERKVYVRGQKLGYCTITVWDEDKKDVRAVIDVTVSLDLTGLKEQIRQLFPNQQIEVYGSETGVVLAGTVSGPEVMEKVLRLAQTFLPREAEGKSSTAGGTGRSGHGITNLLQVAGNQQVMLEVKFAEEARDKSKDWQAAIGLGKLGNDFTGAASAGGRVVSPLKITEKGPFPAVIPGGTVGQVIEGTIDGLIQQPSSLLLNFAGNAANLFVNVDNLTTAMTLLENEGLARVLAEPRLVTQSGQEASFLAGGEFPYPVPDEDGTPGIEFKEFGVALRFTPVIMADGKISLRVAPSVSEISDVSLIPTGVLGSTFPVPNLNTRKLETTVQLYDGQTLALAGLLKDNLREEVSKIPGLGDLPILGPLFRSSGYLQEKTDLLIAVTPHLVNPVAEGELRFPGEFMQLPSQYEFYIEGRLEGRRSADNPSALSRHGFPQPPDAAGKSGGLEGKLGFQASTN
- a CDS encoding TadG family pilus assembly protein codes for the protein MAPFRIDRLKDEGGAVVVLFALLLIVFLSAAALAVDIGHLVVVKNELQNAADAGALAGAGQLYFRADQPPVAESEAEIGWVNPGANQSAREAAIRNTSVKVAVEVNNLTGDNTGDVQRGHWSFWERKFYPLDETAPIDIGSYTEDQLDRMDGQAGRPAFINAVRVVTHREGTPAPSFFARLLGYENFAMQAEAVAYVGFAGGSFEESVFDQPIAICEESILDENGLYSCGKGRMINSASKEDSNTGAWTNFSVGCTDNVNNSDLMGLINYPSDCDGSNPMRIPGGVGISVGGGQNDNIFSDIRNCGGFNPDLGPIRDQPWRLTLPVVDCVEGSDTMTGNITGCKKIIGAVTIDIILITRNFPQNEEQKYTDLPTRMQDWDGSSLTGKARWDSFVDHFDLEISPGIPAYDHYYAKTIYALPSCEFKEPLGGTGGSNFGVLASIPVLVKGSINYP
- a CDS encoding AAA family ATPase gives rise to the protein MGQNLNIVFEIHDLSLAKELSEDLKNLTSITLTHRVSEQGDRGTTAFKAPPEIILVEDLPEASDIFRKLAGLRKSFPLASIFVISADRRPEHIVEIMKAGAAEYFATPLDPQTLRGAIEKVREQRGRQESAAAGPCYSFISSKGGLGATVIAVNVATALAEGRGAATALCDMSFQSGDCSVLLDLVPETSIADVCRNFHRLDASFLKGAMIRHATGLNYLAAPVNPDDCEEITAEKIERICALTREAHRCVIIDCPSMSVSESNFQALLASDKVFIVSDLSVPAIRNAARLFQHIRKLGISTQKIEIVVNRYIKETPLSLDSAEKTLGKKIFWLFPNDFENVISSINRGIPLIKLNPRSPLTRNIVEFIQKLQHPAAHLNYRGVRGTFGKAV
- a CDS encoding TadE/TadG family type IV pilus assembly protein, translating into MMRIREENGAALVEFALILPVLLLILLGIIEFGIILYDKAIITNASREMAREGIVFTTDANDARDTRVKQKIFDSYGSLPITFGSDTLTLSDLTIDRSDPDYVRATVNFSYDFLYLPMPVINLSTSTIMRREVPGV